The following proteins are encoded in a genomic region of Nitrospirota bacterium:
- the smc gene encoding chromosome segregation protein SMC, with product MYLKSLELTGFKSFAEAKIEFPQGVTAIVGPNGSGKSNVVDAILWVLGEQSTKTLRSERMEDVIFNGTEARKPLGMAEVSLVMSGLDQQRLAGLPPLPVPLEDYHEVMITRRLYRNGDSEYLINKTPCRLKDVRSLFLDTRAGSKGHTIIEQNRIEQILNASPQERRELIEETAGIVRYKKQKAEALRKLDATHQNLLRVRDIIAEVQRQLGSLERQARQARAYQNLQQEAKALEVRLLAREGRALRQSQAEIEGQLDELDVRESGQMAEQARLTGQLEELKLGMAEAEQSLGGVRDELARVERERAQALTAAEVERGRLDLYGRQRAQAGEELARLQAEGEQVTAAMAELRQRLAQAETDLQERARILSDLEAGVAALTARRTSTAEAAEQARRESLDLTVRATREENAIAGLEHRRQEALRRAERLALEQAEIESQHRTLSQAWNETVRRREEGEGRLQEKRREQAACEQEALRLEDQLRDLDHRIGRKQEELAALESRLQALQGVAREEMGYGRTGEEPATSLRGACVGVRDAVAEWLAVPAGYERAIEAALGEKVRAWLVDGAAPAREAIAFLKQKDLGRGTFVPLRPRWTGDAQAETEPSWWPGIKGERGVKGRALDLVQANGVSREVLACLFEQVIVVESLDVALGLWERGLWSAPHGPLLVTMDGDLLDAAGVITGGSSGATAGLLQRRREIRTLEAQLEEFRLALDAGRKERELAAASAAACKTTLQGLDEAIREAEGLVLAVSKEEARLGLNVSELGRRVETVQTERRMTEEEREAVETESREGAARLARLTAERTEREGTLAELGRALAAMEEESRARQQQVMEARLAIAECRSRKEHGETDLVRLAREQEERKARAEGLERQIGELGEAERRSEAERVRNEAKVRELESHVDLVRARMIAAQEALAQDAERAGALDRQLAAAREALSASRDARTAVEVRRAEVKTQLATVESTLTGTYQLSLDRALEQEAGEQVELAEAADSGEGTAPVQVEEALRERLKKVRERLERMGPINLAAIEEHRELEERHRFLTAQEQDLTLSVSSLKEIIAKINRTTKQMFVETFNELQEKFGEVFARFFPGGRAELVLTEPEANPESDQKGSEEPGVDIVAQPPGKRLKSITMLSGGEKTLTAMALIFASFLIRPTPFCVLDEIDAPLDEENIGRFTGVLKELAEDAQFMVITHNKRTMTIADSLFGVTMEEPGISKLVSVRLADLQPA from the coding sequence ATGTACCTCAAATCCTTGGAGCTGACGGGGTTCAAATCGTTCGCCGAGGCCAAGATCGAGTTCCCGCAGGGCGTGACGGCGATCGTGGGGCCGAACGGCTCGGGCAAGAGCAACGTCGTGGACGCCATCCTCTGGGTGCTCGGCGAGCAGAGCACCAAGACGCTCCGGAGCGAGCGGATGGAGGACGTCATCTTCAACGGGACCGAGGCCCGCAAACCGCTCGGCATGGCCGAGGTCTCGCTGGTCATGAGCGGGCTCGATCAGCAGAGGCTGGCGGGCCTGCCTCCCCTGCCGGTCCCGCTGGAGGATTACCACGAAGTCATGATCACCCGCCGGCTGTACCGCAACGGGGACAGCGAATACCTGATCAACAAGACCCCCTGCCGCCTCAAGGACGTCCGCAGCCTGTTCCTCGACACGAGAGCCGGCAGCAAAGGGCACACGATCATCGAGCAGAACCGCATCGAGCAGATTCTGAATGCGTCCCCCCAGGAGCGGCGGGAGCTGATCGAGGAGACCGCCGGGATCGTCCGCTACAAGAAGCAGAAGGCCGAAGCCCTCCGGAAGCTGGACGCCACCCACCAGAACCTCCTGCGGGTGCGCGACATCATCGCCGAGGTCCAGCGGCAGTTGGGCTCGCTGGAACGGCAGGCCCGCCAGGCCCGGGCCTACCAGAACCTCCAGCAGGAGGCCAAGGCCCTGGAGGTCCGGTTGCTGGCGCGCGAGGGACGCGCGCTCAGACAGAGCCAGGCGGAAATCGAGGGCCAGTTGGACGAGCTGGACGTCAGGGAGTCCGGGCAGATGGCCGAGCAGGCGCGGCTGACCGGGCAGCTTGAAGAACTGAAGCTGGGCATGGCCGAGGCGGAGCAGTCCCTCGGCGGCGTCCGGGACGAGCTGGCCCGCGTGGAGCGCGAGCGGGCGCAGGCGCTCACCGCCGCCGAAGTGGAGCGGGGCAGGCTGGACCTCTACGGGCGGCAGCGGGCCCAGGCGGGAGAAGAGCTCGCGCGGCTGCAGGCGGAGGGGGAGCAGGTGACCGCGGCCATGGCCGAACTGCGCCAGCGCCTGGCCCAGGCCGAGACCGATCTCCAAGAGCGGGCCCGGATCTTGTCGGACCTGGAAGCGGGGGTGGCCGCGTTGACCGCGCGCCGCACCTCGACGGCGGAGGCGGCGGAGCAGGCCAGGCGGGAGAGTCTGGACCTCACCGTCCGGGCCACCAGGGAGGAGAACGCGATCGCAGGCTTGGAGCACCGCCGGCAGGAGGCCCTCCGCCGCGCGGAGCGGCTGGCGCTGGAGCAGGCCGAGATCGAATCGCAGCACCGGACCCTGTCGCAAGCATGGAACGAAACGGTGCGCCGGCGCGAGGAGGGGGAGGGTCGGCTCCAGGAAAAAAGGCGTGAGCAGGCCGCGTGCGAGCAGGAGGCGCTGCGGCTGGAGGACCAGCTCCGCGACCTGGATCACCGGATCGGCCGGAAGCAGGAGGAGCTGGCCGCGCTGGAATCGCGCCTGCAGGCGTTGCAGGGCGTCGCCCGGGAAGAGATGGGCTACGGCCGGACGGGCGAGGAGCCGGCCACGTCGCTGCGGGGGGCCTGCGTCGGCGTGCGGGACGCCGTCGCCGAATGGCTGGCCGTGCCGGCCGGCTACGAGCGGGCGATCGAGGCGGCGCTGGGAGAGAAGGTCCGGGCCTGGCTGGTGGACGGGGCCGCGCCGGCCCGCGAGGCCATCGCGTTTCTCAAGCAGAAGGACCTGGGACGGGGCACGTTCGTTCCCCTCCGCCCCCGCTGGACCGGAGACGCGCAGGCCGAAACGGAGCCGAGCTGGTGGCCGGGCATCAAGGGCGAGCGGGGAGTGAAGGGCCGGGCCCTGGATCTCGTTCAGGCGAACGGCGTCTCTCGGGAGGTCCTGGCCTGCCTGTTCGAGCAGGTGATCGTCGTGGAGTCCCTCGATGTCGCGCTCGGACTGTGGGAGCGGGGTCTCTGGTCGGCTCCGCACGGCCCCCTGCTGGTGACGATGGACGGGGATCTGCTCGACGCGGCGGGCGTGATCACGGGCGGATCGAGCGGAGCCACGGCCGGCTTGCTCCAACGCCGGCGCGAGATCCGGACGTTGGAGGCCCAGCTCGAGGAGTTTCGTCTGGCCCTCGACGCCGGTCGCAAGGAGCGTGAGCTGGCGGCGGCCTCCGCGGCGGCCTGCAAGACCACCCTGCAGGGATTGGACGAGGCCATCCGCGAGGCGGAAGGGCTGGTTCTGGCCGTCTCGAAGGAGGAGGCGAGGCTGGGTCTCAACGTGTCCGAACTGGGCCGGCGGGTCGAGACGGTTCAAACTGAGCGGCGGATGACCGAGGAGGAACGGGAAGCGGTCGAGACGGAGAGCCGGGAGGGGGCGGCTCGGTTGGCCCGCCTGACGGCGGAAAGGACCGAACGGGAAGGGACCCTCGCCGAGCTCGGCCGGGCGCTGGCGGCGATGGAAGAAGAGAGCCGGGCCCGGCAGCAGCAGGTCATGGAGGCGCGCCTGGCGATCGCCGAATGCCGCTCCCGCAAAGAGCACGGCGAAACGGACCTGGTCCGGCTGGCCAGGGAGCAGGAGGAGCGCAAGGCCCGGGCGGAGGGGCTCGAGCGCCAGATCGGCGAGTTGGGCGAAGCCGAACGGCGGAGCGAGGCCGAACGGGTCCGCAACGAAGCCAAGGTCCGCGAGCTGGAGAGCCACGTGGATCTGGTCCGGGCCCGGATGATCGCGGCGCAGGAGGCGCTCGCGCAGGATGCCGAGCGGGCCGGCGCCCTCGATCGGCAGTTGGCCGCCGCGCGCGAGGCCTTGTCTGCGAGCCGGGACGCGCGCACGGCGGTGGAGGTCCGCCGCGCCGAGGTCAAGACGCAGTTGGCGACCGTCGAGAGCACCCTGACGGGCACCTATCAGCTCAGCCTGGACCGGGCGCTGGAGCAGGAGGCGGGGGAGCAGGTCGAGCTCGCGGAGGCCGCGGACTCCGGCGAAGGAACGGCCCCGGTCCAGGTCGAGGAGGCGCTGCGTGAACGGCTGAAGAAGGTCCGCGAGCGGCTGGAGCGAATGGGGCCGATCAACCTGGCCGCGATCGAGGAGCACCGCGAGCTGGAGGAGCGGCACCGGTTCCTGACCGCGCAGGAGCAGGACCTGACCCTCTCGGTCAGCTCGCTCAAGGAGATCATCGCGAAGATCAACCGCACGACCAAGCAGATGTTCGTGGAGACCTTCAACGAGCTGCAGGAAAAATTCGGCGAGGTCTTCGCCCGGTTCTTCCCCGGCGGACGGGCCGAGCTGGTGCTCACGGAGCCGGAGGCGAATCCGGAATCGGATCAGAAGGGGAGCGAGGAGCCGGGCGTGGACATCGTGGCCCAGCCGCCCGGCAAGCGGCTCAAGAGCATCACGATGCTGTCCGGAGGCGAGAAAACGCTGACGGCCATGGCGCTCATCTTCGCGAGCTTCCTCATCCGGCCGACGCCGTTCTGCGTGCTCGACGAGATCGACGCGCCCCTGGACGAGGAGAACATCGGCCGGTTCACGGGCGTGCTCAAGGAGCTGGCCGAAGACGCCCAGTTCATGGTCATCACCCACAACAAGCGCACGATGACCATCGCCGACTCGCTCTTCGGCGTCACGATGGAGGAGCCGGGCATCTCCAAGCTGGTCTCGGTCCGGCTGGCCGATCTTCAGCCGGCCTAG